A single genomic interval of Eptesicus fuscus isolate TK198812 chromosome 10, DD_ASM_mEF_20220401, whole genome shotgun sequence harbors:
- the RNF146 gene encoding E3 ubiquitin-protein ligase RNF146, with protein sequence MMAGCGEIDHSVNMLPTNRKANESCANTAPSLTVPECAICLQTCVHPVSLPCKHVFCYLCVKGASWLGKRCALCRQEIPEDFLDKPTLLSPEELKAASRGNGEYAWYYEGRNGWWQYDERTSRELEDAFSKGKKSTEMLIAGFLYVADLENMVQYRRNEHGRRRKMKRDIIDIPKKGVAGLRLDCDANTVNLARESSADGADSVSALSGASVQPAASSSVRPLTSVDGQLTSPVTPSPDASTSLEDSFAHLQLSGDSLAERSHRGEGEEDRELPSSGRVPAPDAFLEETESDASSDSEDVSALVAQHSLTQQRLLVPNANQTVSDRSDRSITDGSLAGGGTVSASVRSRRPDGQCTVTEV encoded by the exons AT GATGGCTGGCTGTGGTGAAATTGATCACTCAGTAAACATGCTTCCTACGAACAGGAAAGCGAATGAGTCCTGTGCTAATACTGCACCTTCTCTAACTGTCCCTGAATGTGCCATTTGTCTGCAAACATGTGTTCACCCAGTCAGTCTGCCTTGTAAGCATGTTTTCTGCTATCTGTGTGTAAAGGGAGCTTCATGGCTTGGAAAGCGATGTGCCCTCTGTCGACAAGAAATTCCTGAGGATTTCCTTGACAAGCCAACCTTATTGTCACCAGAAGAACTCAAGGCAGCAAGTAGAGGAAATGGTGAATACGCATGGTATTATGAAGGAAGAAACGGGTGGTGGCAGTATGATGAACGCACGAGTAGGGAGCTGGAAGATGCTTTTTCCAAAGGTAAAAAGAGCACTGAAATGCTAATTGCCGGGTTTCTGTATGTTGCTGATCTTGAAAATATGGTTCAATATAGGCGAAATGAACATGGACGTCGCAGGAAGATGAAGCGGGACATAATAGATATACCAAAGAAGGGAGTAGCCGGACTTAGGCTGGACTGTGATGCCAACACCGTCAACCTAGCGAGAGAGAGCTCTGCCGATGGAGCGGACAGTGTATCGGCACTAAGTGGAGCGTCTGTTCAGCCAGCAGCGTCTTCGTCTGTGAGGCCCCTGACGTCAGTAGATGGTCAGTTAACGAGCCCTGTGACACCATCCCCCGATGCAAGCACTTCTCTGGAAGACTCTTTTGCTCATTTACAACTCAGTGGAGACAGCCTGGCTGAAAGGAGTCAtaggggggaaggagaagaagatcGTGAATTACCATCTTCAGGCAGGGTACCGGCACCAGACGCCTTCCTTGAAGAAACTGAATCAGATGCCAGCAGTGATAGTGAGGATGTGTCAGCGCTTGTTGCACAACACTCCTTGACCCAACAGAGACTTTTGGTTCCTAATGCAAACCAGACAGTATCTGATCGATCAGATCGATCAATAACTGATGGATCACTAGCAGGGGGTGGAACAGTGAGTGCCAGTGTCAGATCTAGAAGGCCTGATGGACAGTGCACAGTAACTGAGGTTTAA